The genome window AGCTTTTTGGATAGCGATAAACACCACTTGGAATAGTAAAATTTAGTCTTGGATTGATAGCTGGCTTTAGTAAAATATTTAACTTATAAATATCAGCCTTTCCAAACCCATCATCTAAAATCACAAGCTTAGCACCAAGTTTTATAGCTTCATTTATAGCGATTTTGCGGTCGTTTGAGACTATTACATTGGCATTTTGTAGATTTGTGGCATACTCCATTGCCTCATCGCCACTAGTTGCTATATCGCATTTAATATCACCATTTAGTGCTACAATTTGCATATCTTTTGACTCTCTTTTATAACCTCTTAAAATTATAAATGTTTTATATTTATGGCTAAATTCGTTAAATAATGCTTTTGTAAGTGGAGTCTTTCCACTACCGCCTAAGACTAGATTGCCAACACTAATTACGGGAATATCAAATTTAATTGGTTTAGCAAGTTTAAATTTAATCCACACTATACAATAATATATAGCTGAAAATGGCAAAAGTAGGGCGCTAATAATTAGCTCAAAAAATTCTGGCTGATAGAAGTATTTCTCCAGCCAGATGTGAAATTTGC of Campylobacter vicugnae contains these proteins:
- a CDS encoding tetraacyldisaccharide 4'-kinase, with amino-acid sequence MFNRKFHIWLEKYFYQPEFFELIISALLLPFSAIYYCIVWIKFKLAKPIKFDIPVISVGNLVLGGSGKTPLTKALFNEFSHKYKTFIILRGYKRESKDMQIVALNGDIKCDIATSGDEAMEYATNLQNANVIVSNDRKIAINEAIKLGAKLVILDDGFGKADIYKLNILLKPAINPRLNFTIPSGVYRYPKSFYNLADIILSSSDINRQTTIINPCHKMVLMTAIANPSRLEFIFNKCVGREFFADHHKFSKFECENILKKYNADSLLVTQKDYVKIKDFGLSVSILDLKTTILPNLANKIEIFIKNYKNSDTIHQKFKKEKYAKKQ